A window from Pangasianodon hypophthalmus isolate fPanHyp1 chromosome 4, fPanHyp1.pri, whole genome shotgun sequence encodes these proteins:
- the LOC128318094 gene encoding GMP reductase 2-like, which translates to MVEELILAGADIIKVGIGPGSVCTTRKKTGVGYPQLSAVIECADAAHGLGGHIISDGGCTCPGDVSKAFGAGADFVMLGGMLAGHSESGGETIEKNGKKYKLFYGISSDTAMKKHAGGVAEYSVWRKEHFD; encoded by the exons ATGGTGGAGGAGCTGATTCTCGCTGGTGCCGACATCATTAAAGTGGGCATCGGTCCAG GCTCAGTGTGTACAACCCGTAAGAAGACAGGTGTGGGCTACCCTCAGCTGAGTGCTGTAATTGAGTGTGCTGATGCTGCACATGGCCTGGGTGGACACATCATCTCT GATGGAGGATGTACCTGTCCTGGTGATGTCTCTAAGGCTTTTG GTGCGGGAGCGGACTTCGTGATGCTGGGTGGAATGTTGGCGGGTCACTCTGAGAGCGGAGGTGAGACCATTGAGAAAAACGGCAAAAAGTACAAACTGTTCTACGGCATCAGCTCTGATACGGCCATGAAGAAGCACGCAGGAGGAGTAGCAGAGTACAG
- the LOC128317080 gene encoding LOW QUALITY PROTEIN: butyrophilin subfamily 1 member A1-like (The sequence of the model RefSeq protein was modified relative to this genomic sequence to represent the inferred CDS: inserted 2 bases in 1 codon): MRMFLFVTLLILYGFMESQSERLKIFGPEGPLDAVAGEDLVLPCFIKPSTSAVDMTVEWMRLEEVASLVHLYKDQKEKNEKQAQSYRGRTSLFKEELQKGNASLKLSALRVSDEGEYKCLIEDKSWYDDITVHITVKVLGSHPVITMESYDNSGGINLVCESRGWNPEPEVLWMDREGATLPAEATQIHRDTEGFSVKRHVTVYDYSDSNRFYCRLQQKHHMMEAEVIINSKVFGVWKWVVGISVSACXIAVGLIVTAVICYKKVSGLQKEKRYAELIKKKLFAVDVTLDPDTAHPNLILSADEKQVTCGDTEQDLPDTPQRFTSYSCVVGKESFSSGRFYYEVQVRGKTAWVLGVVRENINRKEWIPWKPQSGFWTVELRNENQYWARADVRLTLREKVEKVGVFVDYEEGLVSFYDVKSSSHIYSFTAQSFTEKLYPFFSPCLNEGGKNSAPLIVSPVFNTE, translated from the exons atga ggatgtttttatttgtgactCTCCTGATCCTCTACGGCTTTATGGAATCTCAATCAG agcgaTTAAAGATTTTTGGTCCAGAAGGTCCTCTTGATGCTGTAGCTGGTGAAGATCTGGTTCTGCCATGTTTTATCAAACCCAGCACGAGCGCTGTGGACATGACAGTGGAGTGGATGAGACTAGAGGAAGTAGCTTCATTAGTGCATCTCTATAAAgatcagaaagagaaaaatgaaaagcaggCTCAGTCCTACAGAGGAAGAACATCACTGTTTAAAGAGGAGCTACAGAAAGGCAACGCTTCACTCAAACTCTCAGCTCTCCGAGTCTCTGATGAAGGAGAATATAAGTGTCTCATTGAAGACAAATCCTGGTatgatgacatcactgttcACATCACTGTTAAGG TTCTGGGAAGCCACCCAGTGATCACGATGGAGAGTTATGATAACTCAGGAGGGATTAATCTAGTGTGTGAGTCCAGAGGCTGGAATCCTGAACCTGAGGTTCTGTGGATGGACAGAGAAGGAGCCACTCTGCCTGCTGAAgctacacagatacacagagacacagagggcTTCAGTGTGAAACGCCACGTCACTGTTTATGATTATAGCGACTCCAACAGGTTTTACTGCAGACTTcaacaaaaacatcacatgaTGGAGGCAGAGGTCATCATTAATA GTAAAGTCTTTGGTGTTTGGAAGTGGGTTGTCGGCATTTCAGTTTCAGCATG TATTGCTGTCGGATTGATAGTAACTGCGGTTATCTGTTACAAGAAag TCTCAGGGCTTCAGAAGGAGAAGAGATACGCAG AGTTGATAAAGAAGAAGTTGTTTGCAG tggATGTGACTCTGGATCCTGATACAGCTCATCCCAATCTCATCCTGTCTGCTGATGAAAAACAAGTGACGTGTGGAGACACAGAACAGGATCTCCCTGATACACCACAGAGGTTTACTTCTTATTCCTGTGTTGTGGGAAAGGAGAGTTTCTCCTCAGGGAGATTTTATTATGAGGTGCAGGTCAGAGGGAAAACTGCATGGGTATTAGGAGTCGTGAGAGAGAACATTAACAGGAAGGAGTGGATTCCATGGAAACCTCAGAGTGGATTCTGGACTGTGGAACTGAGGAATGAGAATCAGTACTGGGCTCGTGCTGATGTTCGCCTCACACTGCGAGAGAAGGTGGAGAAGGTGGGGGTGTTTGTGGATTATGAGGAGGGTCTGGTCTCCTTTTATGATGTGAAGTCCAGCTCTCATATCTACTCTTTCACTGCTCAGTCTTTCACTGAGAAACTCTATCCTTTCTTCAGTCCTTGTTTAAATGAAGGAGGTAAAAATTCAGCGCCACTGATCGTCTCTCctgtatttaacactgaatGA
- the LOC128318095 gene encoding GMP reductase 2-like → MVEELILAGADIIKVGIGPGSVCTTRKKTGVGYPQLSAVIECADAAHGLGGHIISDGGCTCPGDVSKAFGAGADFVMLGGMLAGHSESGGETIEKNGKKYKLFYGISSDTAMKKHAGGVAEYR, encoded by the exons ATGGTGGAGGAGCTGATTCTCGCTGGTGCCGACATCATTAAAGTGGGCATCGGTCCAG GCTCAGTGTGTACAACCCGTAAGAAGACAGGTGTGGGCTACCCTCAGCTGAGTGCTGTAATTGAGTGTGCTGATGCTGCACATGGCCTGGGTGGACACATCATCTCT GATGGAGGATGTACCTGTCCTGGTGATGTCTCTAAGGCTTTTG GTGCGGGAGCGGACTTCGTGATGCTGGGTGGAATGTTGGCGGGTCACTCTGAGAGCGGAGGTGAGACCATTGAGAAAAACGGCAAAAAGTACAAACTGTTCTACGGCATCAGCTCTGATACGGCCATGAAGAAGCACGCAGGAGGAGTAGCAGAGTACAGGTGA